The Streptomyces aurantiacus genome includes a region encoding these proteins:
- a CDS encoding isopenicillin N synthase family dioxygenase, which yields MRDHQVTATAAQGFVPVVDLSRRNSAQGRRTIAEAIDQACMSSGFFVIVGHEVRQDLIDRMFSVTSTFFKLSDEEKDRVAHRPGVSGFRRVGGATALSLDQESPPDLCQAFAAHVTGELCEEERRTLGDQWATWTLANIWPENPADFRQVWEEYMAAMGELAADLMRLFALALGLEEGFFDDKFDHHGSSVAVNYYPPQTKAPLPGQLRRGPHTDFGSLTILYQEDERGGLQVLQGEDEWRDVAAIPGSFVVNIGDLMALWTGGRWVSTMHRVANPEAGDTSSRLTIPFFYLPNHDASIEPMRPTAEPCVDRSHSGAGVIAGQWMSCKLQKMFSGTT from the coding sequence ATGCGCGACCATCAGGTGACCGCCACCGCTGCCCAGGGTTTCGTACCCGTCGTCGACCTGTCCCGCAGAAACTCGGCGCAAGGCCGTCGCACGATCGCCGAGGCGATCGACCAGGCCTGCATGAGCTCCGGATTCTTCGTCATCGTCGGTCATGAGGTCCGGCAGGACCTCATCGACCGCATGTTCTCGGTGACGAGCACGTTCTTCAAGCTGTCGGACGAGGAGAAGGACCGCGTCGCACACCGGCCCGGAGTCTCCGGTTTCCGGCGGGTGGGCGGCGCGACCGCCCTCAGCCTCGACCAGGAGTCCCCGCCCGATCTGTGCCAGGCCTTCGCCGCGCATGTGACCGGTGAGCTGTGCGAGGAGGAGCGCAGGACACTCGGTGATCAGTGGGCCACCTGGACACTGGCCAACATCTGGCCCGAGAATCCCGCCGACTTCCGACAGGTGTGGGAGGAGTACATGGCCGCCATGGGGGAGTTGGCCGCTGATCTGATGCGGTTGTTCGCTCTGGCGCTGGGTCTGGAGGAGGGGTTCTTCGACGACAAGTTCGATCATCACGGTTCGTCGGTGGCGGTGAACTACTACCCGCCGCAGACAAAGGCGCCGTTGCCGGGGCAGTTGCGGCGGGGGCCGCACACCGACTTCGGGAGTCTGACGATCCTGTACCAGGAGGACGAGCGGGGTGGTCTTCAGGTGTTGCAGGGTGAGGACGAGTGGCGTGACGTGGCGGCGATTCCGGGAAGTTTCGTCGTCAACATCGGGGACCTGATGGCGTTGTGGACCGGCGGGCGGTGGGTGTCGACGATGCACCGCGTGGCCAATCCGGAGGCCGGTGACACATCGTCCCGGCTCACCATCCCGTTCTTCTATCTCCCCAACCACGACGCCTCCATCGAACCCATGCGGCCGACCGCGGAGCCGTGCGTCGACCGGTCGCATTCCGGGGCCGGCGTCATCGCAGGACAGTGGATGTCCTGCAAACTCCAGAAGATGTTCTCCGGAACCACATAG
- a CDS encoding amidohydrolase family protein, whose product MGTSKSAPPGPPWTNAIDVHHHVIPEFYVDEIRRLGFASTLPGVDAPEWKMETSLAMMDRQGIRAAVVNIWPGVPPVDAAVGARLARRVNEFLAELVAAHPGRIGAFAVLPLPHVDAALEELAYSMDVLGLDGVGLVTNYGGVYVGDPSLDAFHAEAARRRTPLFVHPTAPPGNPPTFGLPVSLCEFPFETVRLTAQLLYNRTLERHPGLRVILSHGGGGVAYYAARLACGPLIRADLAERLPADPIGYLRRLYGDTAMIGDPHAFTSVRSFAGASRILVGSDFPFMPESFSAQGARFITEHGGFTQDELARIELGNAAELFPRFADHQQEGR is encoded by the coding sequence ATGGGGACGAGCAAGTCCGCGCCACCAGGCCCTCCTTGGACCAATGCGATAGACGTCCATCACCACGTCATTCCGGAATTCTACGTCGATGAAATTCGTCGTCTCGGATTCGCCTCCACACTGCCCGGCGTGGACGCACCCGAGTGGAAGATGGAGACCAGTCTGGCGATGATGGACCGGCAGGGCATTCGGGCGGCCGTGGTGAACATATGGCCGGGTGTGCCCCCCGTGGACGCCGCTGTGGGCGCCCGGCTGGCCCGCCGGGTCAACGAGTTCCTCGCCGAGCTGGTCGCCGCCCATCCCGGCCGTATCGGCGCGTTCGCCGTACTGCCGCTGCCCCATGTGGACGCCGCGCTCGAGGAGTTGGCGTACAGCATGGATGTGCTGGGCCTCGACGGTGTCGGTCTGGTCACCAACTACGGCGGGGTGTACGTCGGGGACCCGTCACTCGACGCCTTCCACGCCGAGGCGGCGCGGCGCAGGACACCGCTGTTCGTTCATCCGACGGCTCCCCCCGGCAACCCGCCGACCTTCGGGTTGCCGGTCTCGCTCTGCGAGTTCCCGTTCGAGACCGTACGGCTGACGGCTCAACTTCTGTACAACCGCACCCTGGAGCGCCATCCCGGGCTGCGTGTGATTCTGTCCCACGGCGGCGGCGGTGTCGCGTACTACGCGGCCCGGCTCGCCTGCGGGCCGCTGATCCGCGCCGACCTCGCCGAACGGCTGCCGGCCGATCCCATCGGCTATCTGCGGCGCCTCTACGGCGACACCGCCATGATCGGCGATCCGCACGCCTTCACCTCGGTGCGCTCGTTCGCGGGGGCGAGCCGCATTCTCGTGGGCTCGGACTTTCCGTTCATGCCGGAGTCGTTCAGCGCACAGGGTGCTCGATTCATCACCGAGCACGGCGGATTCACGCAGGACGAACTGGCGCGCATCGAACTCGGCAACGCAGCCGAACTCTTCCCACGATTCGCCGATCACCAGCAGGAAGGCCGTTAG
- a CDS encoding class I adenylate-forming enzyme family protein has product MFLQSIGNRGIRLGTLFDRAADRYPTNVLLLDHDLDIAPERGRAMTMTDAADLVSDFASRLWRAGLRPGDHAVIHKSNAFDITLLAVAAARIGVVPILLSPYLDGGTVTALLRRVDRPYLITDAAKLTESLPDTVFALTRRVLLASGSDERATRLAELAGAPRVPALELPYDHPTLVTHTSGTTGVPKLAVHTAYSLEARYRPQALATALMRRREPVAIHVSFVHSRLFTALAISLLRGFPVAVLADADPQRVSRLFARLRPAVLEAHPNTYLSWEQLASDPLEPLSNVKFFSSTFDALHPRTVRTLIGASRRRSPRFGQIYGQSEIGPSVARSYGRRRSPEADGRCVGVPFPGMTGVRVVSRDGKRPGPSSPGWIEVSSEGRIRTYLGEDERFRGQADERWWRMGDLGYRTRWGCLHLMDREVDEIPGFGSTLSVEDRLFSRIPELSEVVIIPTEGGPPRPVVCTKDDRPLDRALWRTAVADLPEMAEPEQWRQADLPQTATAKIKRLELARLVGPAGTSGEITADERAGEPA; this is encoded by the coding sequence ATGTTTCTCCAGTCCATAGGAAATCGCGGCATCAGGCTGGGCACGCTGTTCGACCGGGCGGCCGACCGGTATCCGACGAACGTCCTGCTCCTCGACCACGATCTGGACATCGCGCCGGAACGGGGCAGGGCGATGACGATGACCGACGCCGCCGATCTCGTGAGCGACTTCGCCTCGCGGCTCTGGCGCGCCGGGCTGCGACCCGGTGACCATGCGGTGATCCACAAGAGCAACGCGTTCGACATCACCCTGCTCGCCGTCGCGGCCGCACGGATCGGCGTCGTCCCGATCCTGCTGTCGCCCTACCTGGACGGCGGGACGGTCACCGCGTTGCTCCGCCGGGTCGACCGCCCGTACCTGATCACCGACGCCGCGAAGCTGACCGAGTCCCTGCCCGACACGGTCTTCGCGCTCACCCGTCGTGTCCTGCTGGCCTCCGGCTCCGACGAACGCGCCACGCGCCTGGCGGAGCTGGCCGGCGCGCCCCGGGTCCCCGCGCTGGAACTGCCGTACGACCACCCGACCCTGGTGACGCACACCTCCGGTACCACGGGCGTCCCGAAGCTGGCCGTCCACACGGCCTACAGCCTGGAGGCCCGCTACCGGCCGCAGGCGCTTGCCACCGCACTGATGCGTCGCCGCGAACCGGTGGCCATCCACGTCTCCTTCGTGCACTCACGCCTGTTCACCGCGCTCGCCATCTCCCTGCTGCGTGGCTTTCCCGTGGCGGTCCTCGCGGACGCCGACCCCCAGCGGGTGTCGCGGCTCTTCGCCCGGCTGCGTCCGGCCGTTCTGGAGGCCCACCCGAACACCTACCTGAGCTGGGAACAGCTCGCCTCCGACCCGCTGGAACCGTTGTCCAACGTGAAGTTCTTCAGCAGCACGTTCGACGCGCTGCACCCGCGCACCGTACGCACCCTGATCGGTGCGTCCCGGCGCAGGTCCCCGCGCTTCGGCCAGATCTACGGGCAGAGCGAGATCGGCCCGAGTGTCGCACGCTCGTACGGCAGGCGTCGCTCACCGGAGGCCGACGGGCGCTGCGTCGGCGTTCCGTTCCCGGGCATGACCGGGGTGCGGGTGGTGAGCCGTGACGGCAAGCGGCCCGGACCGTCCTCACCGGGATGGATCGAGGTGAGCAGCGAGGGCCGGATCCGCACCTATCTGGGCGAGGACGAGCGCTTCCGGGGACAGGCGGACGAACGGTGGTGGCGCATGGGCGACCTCGGCTACCGCACCCGGTGGGGCTGTCTGCACCTCATGGACCGTGAGGTGGACGAGATCCCCGGCTTCGGCAGCACGCTCTCGGTGGAGGACCGGCTGTTCTCGCGCATCCCCGAGCTGTCCGAGGTCGTGATCATCCCCACCGAGGGCGGACCGCCGCGGCCGGTGGTGTGCACGAAGGACGACCGGCCGCTGGACCGCGCCCTGTGGCGGACCGCGGTGGCCGACCTGCCGGAGATGGCCGAGCCGGAACAGTGGCGGCAGGCAGACCTGCCGCAGACGGCAACGGCCAAGATCAAGCGGCTCGAACTGGCCCGCCTCGTCGGCCCGGCCGGGACTTCGGGCGAGATCACGGCGGACGAGCGGGCCGGAGAACCGGCATGA
- a CDS encoding class I SAM-dependent methyltransferase has translation MMQKSAHHDRISEQYQTSSTQYDTVKNLPYAFVERETLLSGIPDLTGKRVLDVACGTGFYSRIFKRLGAEKVVGIDIEQSMVDVAREIEAEQQLGITYEAVDAAELPLLGEFDVVAPIWAFVHAKDTVEYHEMVQRCADNLVSGGRMVALCSNPDIDLQKMSVYPRYGLSITPKEKHGDLQVIHIEMDVDPHVGFDGFFWPAGTTEVAMEKAGLVDVRRLPNRAPGHHAGLSQKGYWADFVANPPFALYTAVKP, from the coding sequence ATGATGCAGAAGAGCGCCCATCACGACCGGATCAGTGAGCAGTACCAGACTTCGAGCACCCAGTACGACACCGTCAAGAACCTCCCGTACGCCTTCGTCGAACGCGAGACCCTGCTCTCCGGAATTCCTGACCTCACCGGAAAACGAGTCCTGGACGTGGCCTGCGGCACGGGTTTCTATTCCCGCATATTCAAGCGACTCGGCGCCGAGAAGGTCGTCGGCATCGACATCGAGCAGAGCATGGTCGACGTGGCGCGGGAGATCGAGGCCGAACAGCAGCTGGGCATCACGTACGAAGCGGTGGACGCCGCCGAGCTGCCTCTGCTCGGCGAATTCGACGTCGTCGCGCCCATCTGGGCATTCGTCCACGCCAAGGACACCGTCGAATACCACGAGATGGTGCAGCGGTGTGCCGACAACCTGGTGTCGGGCGGCCGGATGGTCGCACTGTGCTCGAACCCTGACATCGACCTCCAGAAGATGTCGGTCTATCCGCGGTACGGCCTCTCCATCACGCCCAAGGAGAAGCACGGGGACCTCCAGGTGATCCACATCGAGATGGACGTCGATCCGCACGTCGGTTTCGACGGTTTCTTCTGGCCGGCCGGTACCACGGAGGTGGCGATGGAGAAGGCCGGTCTGGTCGATGTCCGGCGTTTGCCCAACCGTGCTCCCGGACACCACGCCGGACTGTCCCAGAAGGGTTACTGGGCCGACTTCGTGGCGAATCCGCCCTTCGCGCTCTACACGGCTGTCAAGCCTTAG
- a CDS encoding arylamine N-acetyltransferase family protein — protein MLDETTVTAYLDRISAQRPEKAELEPLRTLQMRHLLSVPFENLGYHLGEEIHMDERVVDKIVRERRGGGCYEVNPALSFLLESLGYDVSVMPGRVWIKGELTAPLCHLALKVRVEGHSWLVDVGFGRNSRYPLSLETEEVQDDPHGRFQVGAADDGGIDVRSNGTLQYRVYDVPCRVSDFGPTLWWYRTAPESPFLQNLFCSLPTENGRVTLKEDELTVVVGGDRESRRLADESEILEAYDKWFGIKLTQLPVRAGSGVTVPMSFD, from the coding sequence ATGCTCGACGAGACCACGGTCACCGCATATCTGGACCGCATTTCCGCACAGCGTCCCGAGAAGGCGGAACTGGAACCGCTCCGCACCCTGCAGATGCGGCATCTGCTCTCCGTTCCCTTCGAGAACCTCGGATACCATCTCGGCGAAGAGATCCATATGGACGAGAGGGTCGTCGACAAGATCGTCCGGGAGCGGCGGGGCGGCGGGTGCTATGAAGTCAATCCGGCCCTTTCCTTCCTTCTCGAAAGTCTCGGCTACGACGTCTCGGTGATGCCCGGGCGGGTGTGGATCAAGGGTGAGCTCACCGCCCCGCTGTGTCATCTGGCCCTCAAGGTTCGTGTCGAGGGGCACAGTTGGCTGGTCGACGTCGGGTTCGGCCGCAACAGCAGGTATCCGCTCTCCCTGGAGACGGAGGAGGTGCAGGACGACCCGCACGGCCGTTTCCAGGTCGGCGCAGCGGACGACGGCGGCATCGACGTCCGGTCCAACGGCACACTCCAGTACCGGGTGTACGACGTGCCCTGCCGCGTCTCCGACTTCGGGCCCACGCTCTGGTGGTACCGCACCGCACCGGAGTCGCCGTTCCTGCAGAACCTGTTCTGCTCGCTGCCCACCGAGAACGGCCGGGTCACGCTGAAGGAGGACGAGCTCACGGTCGTCGTCGGCGGTGACCGGGAGAGCCGTCGGCTGGCCGACGAGTCGGAGATCCTCGAGGCGTACGACAAGTGGTTCGGGATCAAACTGACGCAGCTGCCGGTGAGGGCGGGCAGCGGCGTCACGGTGCCGATGTCGTTCGACTGA
- a CDS encoding FAD-dependent monooxygenase, whose protein sequence is MTTVVAGGGIGGLAAALSLRARGHHVVVCERGDDFVELGAGIQLAPNGMHALDRLGLAAAVRRIAVPVEELRFMDGVSGEHVISMPLGERYRARFRNPYVVVHRGELYRLLLRACQDSDGIELRSSSQVAGYEHTDRGVRVRLADGRTLAADALVGADGLHSAVRAQLVGDGPPRNAGITVYRSIVPMERVPEDLRHRSVTWWTGPGRHFVHYPIAGGSFLNLAPSVENRPAETFAGVAVPATEVREQFAVLCGTAQRLLELGTEWKAWVLVDREPVDVWADGRVVLLGDAAHPMLHYAAQGACMALEDAVVLGDLLNCSAEHFGAALRRFDAARRARTARVHRLARDSVGLWHARGETAAARNKVLSAMSETGLHDYVAWLHGTRNFAAPDAPSLSAAPDPDAPSTAPGAEAQPAAAPAPPPADEGTYTLAGPLAPVDVHPADRVTPSAHFGTHTLGGYLDPMDP, encoded by the coding sequence ATGACCACGGTGGTCGCCGGCGGCGGCATAGGCGGCCTCGCCGCGGCGCTGAGCCTGAGGGCCCGGGGACATCATGTGGTGGTGTGCGAGCGCGGCGACGACTTCGTCGAGCTCGGCGCGGGCATCCAGCTGGCCCCGAACGGGATGCACGCACTCGACCGGCTGGGCCTCGCCGCGGCCGTCCGCCGCATCGCCGTACCCGTCGAGGAACTGCGGTTCATGGACGGAGTGTCCGGTGAGCACGTGATCAGCATGCCGCTCGGGGAGCGCTACCGGGCCCGCTTCCGCAACCCCTACGTGGTGGTGCACCGCGGTGAGCTCTACCGGCTGTTGCTGCGGGCCTGTCAGGACAGCGACGGGATCGAACTGCGGTCGTCCAGCCAGGTCGCCGGGTACGAACACACGGACCGGGGGGTGCGGGTGCGGCTGGCGGACGGACGGACCCTCGCCGCGGACGCCCTCGTCGGGGCCGACGGCCTGCACTCGGCCGTCCGGGCGCAGCTGGTCGGAGACGGGCCGCCACGCAACGCCGGTATCACCGTGTACCGGTCGATCGTGCCCATGGAGCGAGTGCCCGAGGATCTGCGCCATCGGTCGGTGACCTGGTGGACGGGGCCGGGCCGGCACTTCGTGCACTATCCCATCGCCGGGGGCAGTTTCCTGAACCTGGCGCCCAGCGTGGAGAACCGGCCGGCCGAGACCTTCGCCGGAGTGGCCGTGCCCGCGACGGAGGTGCGTGAGCAGTTCGCCGTTCTCTGCGGCACCGCACAGCGACTCCTGGAGCTGGGCACGGAGTGGAAGGCGTGGGTCCTGGTCGACCGGGAGCCGGTGGACGTCTGGGCCGACGGCCGCGTCGTCCTGCTCGGCGACGCGGCCCACCCGATGCTGCACTACGCGGCGCAGGGCGCCTGCATGGCGCTGGAGGACGCGGTGGTTCTCGGAGACCTGCTGAACTGCTCGGCGGAGCATTTCGGCGCAGCGCTTCGCCGCTTCGACGCGGCCCGCCGGGCACGCACGGCGCGAGTGCACCGGCTCGCCCGGGACAGCGTCGGCCTCTGGCACGCGCGGGGCGAGACGGCCGCCGCCCGCAACAAGGTGCTGTCAGCCATGTCGGAGACCGGCCTTCACGACTACGTGGCCTGGCTGCACGGAACGCGGAACTTCGCCGCACCGGACGCTCCGTCACTGTCGGCCGCGCCGGACCCCGACGCGCCGTCCACGGCGCCGGGTGCGGAGGCACAGCCCGCTGCCGCCCCGGCTCCGCCCCCGGCGGACGAGGGCACGTACACGCTGGCGGGCCCCCTCGCGCCCGTCGACGTGCACCCTGCGGACCGCGTGACCCCCTCCGCGCACTTCGGAACCCACACCCTCGGCGGATACCTGGACCCGATGGACCCATGA
- a CDS encoding isopenicillin N synthase family dioxygenase produces MNSDQLTVTVTDGFVPVIDLSSRGSTLGRAAIAEAIGNALRSSGFFIIVGHGVSAELVDRMFTATNSFFKLPDGEKDVVASRPGVSGYRRAGGTLARSLDQKTPPDLCETYAAHVTGEMSDDERSTLGNEWASWTHKNIWPKDPADFKDAWQEYMAAMGELAADLMRLFALALGLEEGFFDDKFDHHGSSVAVNYYPPQTKAPLPGQLRRGPHTDFGSLTILYQEDERGGLQVLQGEDEWRDVAAIPGSFVVNIGDLMALWTGGRWVSTMHRVANPEAGDTSSRLTIPFFYLPNHDASIEPMRPFTDSSAVERFDTVTVSEWVSRKVQKIFS; encoded by the coding sequence TTGAACAGTGATCAGCTGACCGTCACCGTGACCGATGGCTTTGTCCCGGTCATCGACCTCTCTTCCAGGGGCAGCACTCTCGGGCGGGCCGCGATTGCCGAAGCGATAGGCAATGCGCTGCGCAGCTCCGGGTTCTTCATCATCGTGGGGCACGGGGTTTCCGCGGAGTTGGTGGACCGGATGTTCACGGCGACCAATTCGTTCTTCAAACTGCCCGACGGGGAAAAGGACGTGGTCGCCTCGCGGCCCGGTGTGTCCGGATACCGCAGGGCCGGCGGCACCCTCGCGCGCAGCCTCGACCAGAAGACACCCCCGGACCTGTGCGAGACCTACGCCGCCCACGTGACCGGGGAGATGAGCGACGACGAGCGCAGCACCCTCGGCAACGAGTGGGCGAGCTGGACGCACAAGAACATCTGGCCGAAGGATCCGGCGGACTTCAAGGACGCCTGGCAGGAGTACATGGCCGCCATGGGGGAGTTGGCCGCTGATCTGATGCGGTTGTTCGCTCTGGCGCTGGGTCTGGAGGAGGGGTTCTTCGACGACAAGTTCGATCATCACGGTTCGTCGGTGGCGGTGAACTACTACCCGCCGCAGACAAAGGCGCCGTTGCCGGGGCAGTTGCGGCGGGGGCCGCACACCGACTTCGGGAGTCTGACGATCCTGTACCAGGAGGACGAGCGGGGTGGTCTTCAGGTGTTGCAGGGTGAGGACGAGTGGCGTGACGTGGCGGCGATTCCGGGAAGTTTCGTCGTCAACATCGGGGACCTGATGGCGTTGTGGACCGGCGGGCGGTGGGTGTCGACGATGCACCGCGTGGCCAATCCGGAGGCCGGTGACACATCGTCCCGGCTCACCATCCCGTTCTTCTATCTCCCCAACCACGACGCCTCCATCGAACCCATGCGGCCGTTCACGGATTCATCCGCCGTGGAGCGATTCGACACGGTGACCGTCAGCGAATGGGTGTCGCGCAAGGTGCAGAAGATATTCAGCTGA
- a CDS encoding NAD(P)-dependent oxidoreductase, producing the protein MKIAVFGANSSTGRHLTEQALAAGYTVTAVVRRPEGFPLADPELQTLGADVNDKAAVERAIAGQDAVVSILGVPYGRRPVTVLSRGITHITDAMATHGVKRLLTVTSRLLAVHANRQPGEKPPCERFMYRRVLYPILTTMGRTLYDDMVRMEQIVRATDLDWTIVRPSALYNTDTVSNYHFGPPESPGLYTSRIDLAHSLLREATDNSHVHSVVSVFTTEGIPTFGDVLKKEVMRIGSWDHK; encoded by the coding sequence TTGAAGATCGCTGTGTTCGGAGCGAATAGTTCGACGGGTCGACATCTCACGGAGCAGGCGCTCGCCGCGGGGTACACGGTGACCGCCGTCGTACGGCGGCCCGAAGGATTCCCGCTGGCTGATCCCGAGCTGCAGACCCTGGGCGCGGATGTGAACGACAAGGCGGCGGTGGAACGGGCGATCGCAGGGCAGGACGCGGTCGTATCGATTCTGGGAGTGCCCTACGGGCGCCGGCCCGTGACGGTGCTTTCCCGGGGGATCACGCACATCACCGATGCGATGGCCACGCACGGCGTGAAGCGCCTGCTCACCGTGACGTCCCGTCTGCTCGCCGTGCACGCGAATCGCCAGCCGGGTGAGAAACCGCCCTGTGAGCGGTTCATGTACCGCAGGGTGCTCTACCCCATCCTCACCACCATGGGGCGGACGCTGTACGACGACATGGTGAGGATGGAGCAGATCGTGCGTGCGACGGATCTCGACTGGACCATCGTCCGGCCGTCCGCGCTCTACAACACCGACACCGTCAGCAATTACCACTTCGGTCCGCCGGAGTCGCCCGGCCTCTATACCTCACGTATTGATCTGGCGCATTCCTTGCTGCGTGAGGCCACCGACAACTCGCATGTGCACTCGGTTGTCTCGGTGTTCACCACCGAGGGCATTCCGACCTTCGGCGACGTGCTGAAAAAGGAAGTCATGCGCATCGGGTCCTGGGATCACAAGTAG
- a CDS encoding 3-oxoacyl-ACP synthase III family protein, whose amino-acid sequence MASRAVAIHHTDTVGILGTGSCLPGNVVTNDDVGAPAGVTDEWITRKTAIRERRWAKSDEGTSDLAAMAARVALEDAGLCAEDITLVLVATSTPDSPQPPTATAVAAELGVPAGTPAFDINAVCSGFVFALTTAERMIRGTGGHAVVIGADIYSRTLDVTDRRTVVLFGDGAGAVVLGPSTGGGVMATRLATFPEERELIRVPAGGSVLPASPATVEQGLHHFTMDGPAVRRFVESRVGPLIRSFLDAHLPADAKPPHFVPHQANGRMIEALAADLGFSPENTHTTVSCFGNTGAASVPITLDRAAGRLAPGDLVVLAGFGGGMAAGLALVEWEVRPREAPSAGEAARHATAGPDESADCFTARPADAERISP is encoded by the coding sequence ATGGCCAGTCGTGCAGTAGCCATCCACCACACGGACACGGTCGGCATCCTTGGCACCGGCTCCTGTCTTCCCGGCAACGTCGTGACCAACGACGACGTCGGAGCACCTGCCGGGGTGACGGACGAGTGGATCACCCGGAAGACCGCGATCCGTGAACGCCGTTGGGCGAAGTCGGACGAAGGGACCTCGGATCTGGCGGCGATGGCCGCGCGCGTCGCACTGGAGGACGCCGGGTTGTGCGCCGAGGACATCACCCTGGTCCTCGTGGCGACGTCGACCCCGGACTCGCCGCAGCCGCCCACCGCCACGGCGGTGGCCGCCGAACTCGGCGTCCCCGCGGGCACCCCCGCGTTCGACATCAACGCCGTGTGCAGCGGCTTCGTCTTCGCCCTCACGACGGCGGAGCGGATGATCCGCGGCACCGGCGGACACGCCGTCGTCATCGGCGCCGACATCTACTCCCGCACGCTCGACGTGACCGACCGCAGGACCGTCGTGCTCTTCGGTGACGGCGCGGGCGCCGTGGTCCTCGGGCCCAGCACGGGCGGCGGGGTGATGGCGACCCGACTCGCGACCTTCCCGGAGGAGCGGGAGCTGATCCGGGTCCCCGCGGGCGGCTCGGTGCTTCCCGCCTCACCGGCGACCGTCGAACAGGGCCTGCACCACTTCACCATGGACGGCCCTGCGGTACGCCGCTTCGTGGAGAGCCGGGTCGGACCGCTCATCCGCTCCTTCCTGGACGCTCACCTGCCGGCAGACGCGAAGCCGCCCCACTTCGTACCGCACCAGGCCAACGGCCGGATGATCGAGGCACTCGCCGCGGACCTCGGATTCTCGCCGGAGAACACCCACACCACCGTGTCGTGCTTCGGGAACACCGGGGCCGCGTCCGTGCCGATCACCCTCGATCGCGCCGCCGGCCGGCTGGCCCCCGGAGACCTGGTGGTACTCGCCGGGTTCGGCGGGGGCATGGCCGCGGGCCTGGCCCTGGTCGAGTGGGAGGTGCGGCCCCGCGAGGCGCCGTCGGCGGGGGAGGCCGCGCGCCACGCGACAGCGGGACCTGACGAATCAGCCGACTGTTTCACCGCCCGGCCCGCAGACGCGGAGAGGATTTCCCCATGA
- a CDS encoding SRPBCC family protein, with protein MTTENGVAPLFEICAESHVARTPEFVYSVVSDLPRSHQWSEECTGGEWIHGAPGAVGSVFRGHNFRRAEVVAWAPVVRGSWTTTSEVTTAEPGHRFSWAMRTHDGRAQDSVWGFTLRPADGGTRLTHHFRMGTATEGIRGITAEMNDDRKRKFFDEWRAKVQADMAATVERLRKVIETS; from the coding sequence ATGACCACAGAAAACGGTGTCGCCCCGCTCTTCGAGATATGTGCCGAATCCCATGTGGCCAGGACTCCCGAATTCGTCTACTCGGTGGTCAGCGATCTGCCGCGCAGCCATCAGTGGAGTGAGGAATGCACCGGCGGCGAATGGATTCACGGTGCCCCCGGCGCCGTCGGCTCGGTGTTCCGCGGTCACAACTTCAGGCGGGCCGAGGTGGTGGCCTGGGCCCCGGTGGTCCGCGGCTCGTGGACCACGACGTCCGAGGTGACGACGGCTGAGCCCGGCCACCGGTTCTCCTGGGCCATGCGCACCCACGACGGCCGGGCCCAGGACAGCGTCTGGGGGTTCACCCTGCGACCCGCCGACGGCGGCACGCGGCTCACGCACCACTTCCGTATGGGTACCGCGACCGAGGGGATCCGGGGCATCACCGCCGAGATGAACGACGACAGGAAAAGGAAATTCTTCGACGAATGGAGGGCAAAAGTGCAGGCGGACATGGCCGCCACGGTCGAGCGCCTCAGGAAAGTGATCGAGACCAGCTGA